A genomic stretch from Bordetella sp. N includes:
- a CDS encoding C45 family peptidase encodes MSRQPQTPFPLVEITGTPLARGRSYGEQARQRIARSIEHYSEQAARLKMAPAEIDKVIHSYIPVVRKFDENYLAEMQGIAEGAGVRLEDIFLLNSRTEVMKLAVRPELRARLLGETNDGCTSVKVTRAATQDGELIHAQNWDWKEECSETGVVLRILRDDGPDLLTFTEAGMLARSGFNSAGISITGNNLESDRDYRQIGVPLPLIRRKALESTFVAHAMHAVYATPKTGSNNMAVAHVGGVIINFECAPDETFQLHPENGLLVHSNHWLSPIALTKLKDTGIAFSPCTLYREQRVRELLAPHVGKITIADVKNALLDDYQSPWSVCRPPRGDFGRATRSATVSTVIMQPAHGFMEVANLPALDPTFTRYELPQREPR; translated from the coding sequence ATGAGCAGGCAGCCCCAGACGCCCTTCCCGCTGGTTGAAATCACCGGTACCCCGCTGGCGCGTGGCCGGTCCTACGGCGAGCAGGCGCGGCAGCGCATCGCCCGCTCCATCGAGCACTACAGCGAGCAGGCGGCGCGGCTGAAGATGGCGCCGGCCGAGATCGACAAGGTCATCCACAGCTACATCCCGGTGGTCCGCAAGTTCGACGAGAACTACCTTGCCGAGATGCAAGGCATCGCCGAAGGCGCCGGCGTGCGCCTGGAAGACATCTTTCTGCTGAACAGCCGCACCGAAGTGATGAAGCTGGCCGTGCGCCCCGAACTGCGCGCGCGCCTGCTGGGCGAGACCAATGACGGCTGCACGTCGGTGAAAGTGACCCGCGCCGCCACCCAGGACGGTGAGCTTATCCACGCCCAGAATTGGGACTGGAAAGAGGAATGCTCGGAAACCGGCGTGGTGCTGCGCATCCTGCGAGACGACGGCCCCGACCTGCTGACCTTCACGGAAGCCGGCATGCTGGCGCGTTCGGGCTTCAACTCGGCCGGCATCTCCATCACGGGTAACAACCTGGAGTCCGACCGCGACTATCGCCAGATCGGCGTGCCGCTGCCCCTGATCCGCCGCAAGGCCCTGGAAAGCACCTTCGTCGCGCATGCCATGCACGCCGTGTATGCCACGCCCAAGACCGGCTCCAACAATATGGCGGTGGCTCATGTCGGCGGCGTCATCATCAATTTCGAATGCGCGCCTGACGAGACCTTCCAGCTGCATCCCGAAAACGGCCTGCTGGTTCATTCCAACCACTGGCTCAGCCCCATCGCGCTGACCAAGCTCAAGGACACGGGCATCGCTTTTTCGCCCTGCACCTTGTACCGCGAACAACGCGTGCGCGAACTGCTGGCGCCCCACGTGGGCAAGATCACCATCGCTGACGTCAAGAACGCCCTGCTGGACGACTACCAGTCGCCCTGGTCGGTGTGCCGGCCGCCGCGCGGCGACTTCGGCCGCGCGACCCGCAGCGCCACGGTGTCCACCGTCATCATGCAGCCGGCCCACGGGTTCATGGAGGTGGCCAACCTGCCCGCCCTCGACCCCACGTTCACCCGCTATGAGTTGCCACAGCGCGAGCCGCGCTGA
- a CDS encoding LysR family transcriptional regulator — MELDTLRKVNLNLLTVFELLMETRSATETALRLHTTQPGISRKLAELRRLFADPLFVLVKRQLVPTPRAIEIRPTVREALAAIGGLMEDGEAFDPLKSTRTFRIAARHTLEWMLAPGLRSYCDRQAPMVRFSFVNMQGVALPEKQLEDHSVDIALGRFDEVSGRFRSQPLFDDDRVCLLRHGHPAARRRLTPAVFSALRFVTTTDMQGKDNEVDTWLRHAGYRREFDLYVSSMSHVPLILLQTDLAVTMPRKLATYIARFHPLHVKNLAFPLPTSHYNMVWHARWDDVPSHRWMRGAVADLMREAGAQG; from the coding sequence ATGGAGCTGGATACCCTGCGCAAGGTCAATCTCAACCTGTTGACCGTGTTCGAACTGTTGATGGAAACCCGCAGCGCCACCGAGACGGCATTGCGGCTGCACACCACGCAACCCGGCATCAGCCGCAAGCTGGCGGAGTTGCGCCGTCTGTTCGCCGACCCGCTGTTCGTCCTGGTGAAGCGCCAGTTGGTGCCGACCCCGCGCGCCATCGAGATTCGCCCCACCGTGCGCGAGGCCCTGGCCGCCATCGGCGGGCTGATGGAGGACGGCGAGGCCTTCGATCCCTTGAAGTCCACCCGCACGTTTCGCATCGCCGCGCGCCATACGCTGGAATGGATGCTGGCGCCGGGCTTGCGCAGCTACTGCGACCGCCAGGCGCCCATGGTGCGTTTCAGCTTCGTCAATATGCAGGGCGTGGCGCTACCGGAGAAGCAGCTGGAGGACCATTCCGTCGATATCGCGTTGGGCCGCTTCGATGAGGTGAGCGGGCGCTTTCGCAGCCAGCCCCTGTTCGACGACGACCGGGTCTGCCTGCTGCGCCATGGGCACCCGGCCGCGCGGCGGCGCCTGACGCCGGCGGTCTTCAGTGCCTTGCGTTTCGTGACCACCACGGATATGCAGGGCAAGGACAATGAGGTCGACACGTGGTTGCGCCATGCGGGGTATCGGCGCGAGTTCGACCTCTACGTATCCAGCATGAGCCATGTGCCGCTGATTCTGCTGCAGACGGATCTGGCGGTGACGATGCCGCGCAAGCTGGCGACCTACATTGCCCGCTTCCATCCCCTGCACGTCAAGAATCTGGCGTTTCCCCTGCCCACGTCGCACTACAACATGGTGTGGCATGCGCGCTGGGACGACGTACCATCGCATCGCTGGATGCGCGGAGCGGTGGCGGATCTGATGCGCGAGGCGGGCGCGCAGGGGTGA
- a CDS encoding multidrug effflux MFS transporter translates to MNPRPRFRISPHSFYFILFCGALAALASLSIDIGLPAFGAVARDMNTDAARVALSLSIFFVGFAAAPLVYGPLSDRWGRRPVLLFGLVIYTLGGAGCTFSNTIDTFLAWRLLQGAGAGAGAVLSMSLVRDHFDGVKVRTLLSNIAIIRVIAPMVAPSVGAFLLEVAHWRAIYALMMVGGVVVLGLVWLGLEESAPRLRANAEQRPPSISVLGAYMALLRNPVCVAYMLICGLGFGSHFAYVTGSSLVLMEALGVPSQWFGLLFGAAAACIMLASYLSGRLAGYVSGDRLIKIGLSIALVSALVMLVLTETQLVRAWNLAPLFMLNAFCYGLITPSTQQGALQPLGNIAGSAAAVMNALMMGIGAFSSWLVSDLFGRVGVLAVTGTMAIFCALALLVYVLMVKLRKPVEA, encoded by the coding sequence ATGAACCCCCGCCCACGTTTCCGCATTTCTCCACATTCCTTCTATTTCATTCTTTTCTGCGGTGCGTTGGCCGCGCTGGCTTCCCTGTCCATCGACATAGGCTTGCCCGCTTTCGGCGCGGTCGCGCGCGACATGAATACCGATGCGGCGCGGGTGGCCTTGAGCCTGAGCATCTTCTTCGTCGGCTTCGCCGCGGCGCCGCTGGTCTACGGTCCGCTGTCGGATCGCTGGGGGCGGCGGCCGGTGCTGCTGTTCGGTCTGGTGATCTACACGCTGGGCGGCGCGGGGTGCACCTTCTCCAACACCATCGATACCTTCCTGGCGTGGCGCCTGCTGCAAGGCGCGGGAGCGGGCGCCGGCGCGGTGCTGTCGATGAGCCTGGTGCGCGATCACTTCGACGGCGTGAAGGTGCGCACGCTGCTGTCCAACATCGCCATCATCCGCGTGATCGCGCCGATGGTGGCGCCGTCGGTGGGGGCGTTTCTGCTGGAGGTTGCGCACTGGCGCGCCATCTATGCATTGATGATGGTCGGGGGCGTGGTGGTGCTGGGCCTGGTGTGGCTGGGGCTGGAGGAATCGGCGCCGCGTCTGCGCGCGAACGCGGAGCAGCGGCCGCCGTCGATTTCGGTGCTGGGCGCCTACATGGCCTTGCTGCGCAATCCGGTCTGCGTCGCGTACATGCTGATCTGCGGTCTGGGATTCGGCAGCCACTTCGCTTACGTCACGGGATCTTCGCTGGTGTTGATGGAAGCGCTGGGCGTGCCTTCGCAATGGTTCGGCCTGCTGTTCGGCGCGGCGGCTGCATGCATCATGCTGGCGTCATACCTGAGCGGCCGGCTGGCGGGCTACGTATCGGGCGATCGCCTGATAAAGATAGGCTTGAGCATCGCACTGGTGTCCGCGCTGGTCATGCTGGTTCTGACCGAAACGCAGCTGGTGCGGGCGTGGAACCTGGCCCCGCTGTTCATGCTGAATGCCTTCTGCTATGGCTTGATCACGCCGAGCACGCAGCAGGGCGCCTTGCAACCTCTGGGCAATATCGCCGGGTCCGCCGCGGCAGTGATGAATGCCCTGATGATGGGCATAGGCGCGTTTTCCAGCTGGCTGGTCAGCGATCTGTTCGGCCGCGTCGGGGTGCTG